From a single Serratia surfactantfaciens genomic region:
- a CDS encoding LysR family transcriptional regulator: MAMIELRRLRAFVTVVEEGNITRAAERLFIQQPPLTRLLQGLEDELGVKLLQRLPRGVRVTEAGGVLFEEARALLARAERLREAVQRAARGEQGHIAIGFTSSAALHPFVPNLLRRYRDILPGITTQLEEAGSGELMEALLEQRLDAAFVRSPASGIPGLSVEPVLSEPMIVALPLGHRLAQETQQPLPLAELAHEAFILYRRPAGQGLYDAILAACHRAGFSPRIVQEAPRLPATLSLVGAGLGLSIVPGSMRRLGGDGIVYRPLAEEAQLSAPLYLALRRSPASPIVERFRQLVLETVGQS, translated from the coding sequence ATGGCTATGATCGAACTGCGTCGCCTGCGGGCGTTCGTCACCGTGGTGGAAGAAGGCAACATCACTCGCGCCGCCGAGCGGCTGTTTATCCAGCAACCGCCGCTCACCCGCCTGTTGCAGGGGCTGGAAGACGAACTGGGCGTAAAATTGTTGCAGCGCCTGCCGCGCGGCGTGCGCGTCACCGAAGCGGGCGGCGTGTTGTTCGAGGAAGCCCGCGCCCTGCTGGCGCGCGCCGAACGCCTGCGCGAAGCGGTCCAGCGCGCCGCCCGTGGCGAACAGGGCCACATCGCCATCGGTTTCACCAGCTCCGCCGCGCTGCACCCGTTCGTGCCCAACCTGCTGCGCCGCTACCGCGACATCTTGCCGGGCATCACCACCCAGCTGGAAGAGGCCGGCAGCGGCGAGCTGATGGAGGCGTTGCTCGAACAACGCCTCGACGCCGCCTTCGTGCGTTCGCCGGCCAGCGGCATTCCCGGCCTGAGCGTGGAACCGGTGCTCAGCGAACCGATGATCGTCGCCCTGCCACTGGGCCACCGGCTGGCGCAAGAGACGCAGCAGCCGCTGCCGCTGGCCGAACTGGCCCACGAGGCCTTTATTCTCTATCGCCGCCCGGCCGGCCAGGGGCTGTACGACGCCATCCTGGCCGCCTGCCACCGCGCCGGCTTCAGCCCGCGCATCGTGCAGGAAGCGCCGCGCTTGCCGGCAACCCTCAGCCTGGTCGGCGCCGGGCTGGGGCTGTCAATCGTGCCCGGCTCGATGCGGCGGCTGGGCGGCGACGGCATCGTCTACCGCCCCCTCGCCGAAGAAGCACAGCTCAGCGCCCCGCTTTACCTGGCGCTGCGCCGCAGCCCGGCTTCGCCAATCGTCGAGCGCTTTCGTCAGCTGGTGCTGGAGACCGTGGGGCAGTCATAA
- a CDS encoding serralysin family metalloprotease gives MSSRHNDILQDDDEFTSLSATSPNDHNYQFYYHRPGSLYDGLGYGALFTLDNANLYSNQRGGAAINNLGKIRDNFSFDRAADQLTRPGLTHNGDQVYHQPVALTYSFLTQSALNRIGQTDDGDKGLQPLTLAAQAQALKSMQAWADVANVTFTAAASTDINHRADITFAYFTQRADGSTAAGSGPNAINAYAYYPPSSKAGSDNAFAGTVWFNKNFATHKAPVSGDFSSQTFTHELGHALGLAHPGSYDASLGNPSYQNDAAYYQDSLQYSIMSYFNAGYTGADTKGVYGYGPMVDDIAAIQKLYGANMNTRTGDTVYGFNSNTGRDFLTATADNGKPVNFAVWDAGGNDTLDFSGYSQQQMINLNDGAFSSVGGGTQNVAIARGAIIENAIGGSGRDVIIGNDQDNLLAGNAGSDILYGGLGADHLWGGKDANNFTDYFVYLSAKESTVAAFDVIEDFEHGIDKIDLSGLRFNNSLSELRFIDSGSAFSGQKGEIQLNFDALNGTTDLLMNTHSNSYAADFKIHVVGQVEQSDILFA, from the coding sequence ATGAGCAGTCGCCACAACGACATTTTGCAAGATGACGATGAGTTCACCAGCCTGTCCGCCACATCCCCCAACGATCATAACTATCAGTTTTACTATCACCGACCCGGCAGCCTCTATGATGGGTTAGGGTACGGCGCGCTGTTTACGCTGGATAACGCCAACCTGTACAGTAACCAGCGCGGCGGAGCAGCCATCAACAACCTGGGCAAAATCCGCGATAACTTCAGCTTCGATCGCGCTGCCGATCAGCTGACGCGACCGGGCCTGACGCACAACGGCGATCAGGTGTATCACCAGCCGGTGGCGCTGACCTATTCCTTTCTGACGCAGAGCGCGCTGAACCGCATCGGCCAGACCGACGACGGTGACAAGGGGCTGCAGCCGCTGACCCTGGCGGCGCAGGCTCAGGCGCTGAAATCGATGCAGGCCTGGGCCGATGTGGCGAACGTAACCTTTACTGCGGCGGCGTCCACCGACATCAACCACCGCGCGGATATTACCTTCGCTTACTTCACCCAGCGCGCCGACGGCAGCACCGCCGCCGGCAGCGGCCCGAATGCCATCAACGCTTACGCCTATTACCCGCCGAGCTCCAAAGCGGGCAGCGATAACGCCTTCGCCGGCACGGTATGGTTCAACAAGAACTTCGCCACCCATAAGGCACCGGTTAGCGGCGACTTCAGCAGCCAGACCTTCACCCACGAGCTGGGCCATGCCCTGGGGCTGGCGCATCCGGGCTCTTATGACGCGTCGTTGGGCAACCCGAGTTACCAGAACGATGCGGCTTATTATCAGGATTCGCTGCAATACTCGATCATGAGCTATTTCAACGCCGGTTATACCGGCGCCGACACCAAAGGGGTATACGGCTATGGGCCGATGGTGGATGACATCGCCGCGATCCAAAAATTGTACGGCGCCAACATGAACACCCGCACCGGCGACACGGTGTATGGCTTCAACTCCAACACTGGCCGTGATTTCCTGACCGCCACGGCGGACAACGGCAAACCGGTCAACTTCGCGGTGTGGGACGCCGGCGGCAACGACACGCTGGACTTCTCCGGCTACAGCCAGCAGCAGATGATCAACCTGAACGACGGCGCGTTTTCCAGCGTCGGCGGCGGCACGCAGAACGTCGCCATCGCACGCGGGGCGATCATCGAGAACGCCATCGGCGGCAGCGGGCGTGATGTGATCATCGGCAACGATCAGGACAATCTGCTGGCGGGCAACGCCGGTTCCGATATCCTGTACGGTGGGCTGGGGGCGGATCATCTGTGGGGCGGCAAAGACGCCAATAACTTCACTGACTATTTCGTCTATCTCAGCGCCAAAGAGTCCACGGTGGCGGCGTTCGACGTGATTGAAGACTTCGAGCACGGCATCGACAAGATCGACCTCTCCGGCCTGCGTTTCAACAATAGCCTGAGCGAGCTGCGCTTTATCGACAGCGGCAGCGCCTTCAGCGGCCAGAAAGGCGAAATCCAACTCAACTTCGACGCCCTTAACGGCACCACCGATCTGTTGATGAACACCCACAGCAACAGCTACGCCGCCGACTTCAAGATCCACGTGGTCGGGCAGGTGGAACAGAGCGATATTCTGTTTGCCTGA
- a CDS encoding chromate transporter, producing the protein MSDINTLKPHPAAAPGNAELFLGFLWLGLIGFGGVLPLARSMLVERRRWLSGEQFTELLGLCQFLPGGNVINLSVAVGMEFRGLRGALCALLGLISAPTAIVVGLGVVYARFQNDPHVQHVFAGLAAAAAGLLLSTGIKMLLPLRGKWAALAIVALALIAIAWLRLPLLPTMLVLAPLSILLMWRWPS; encoded by the coding sequence ATGTCAGATATCAATACGTTAAAACCGCACCCGGCGGCAGCGCCGGGCAACGCGGAGCTGTTTTTAGGCTTTCTGTGGCTGGGGCTGATCGGCTTCGGCGGCGTGTTGCCGCTGGCGCGCAGCATGTTGGTGGAGCGCCGGCGCTGGCTGAGCGGCGAACAGTTCACCGAGCTGCTCGGGCTGTGCCAGTTTCTGCCCGGCGGCAATGTGATCAACCTGTCGGTGGCGGTGGGGATGGAGTTTCGCGGGCTACGCGGTGCGCTGTGCGCTTTACTGGGCCTGATCAGCGCGCCGACGGCGATCGTGGTGGGGCTGGGCGTGGTCTACGCCCGCTTCCAGAACGATCCCCACGTTCAACATGTGTTCGCCGGTCTGGCCGCCGCCGCCGCCGGGTTACTGCTCTCGACCGGGATTAAGATGCTGTTGCCGCTGCGCGGCAAGTGGGCGGCGCTGGCGATTGTGGCGCTGGCGCTGATCGCTATTGCCTGGCTGCGCCTGCCGCTGCTGCCGACCATGCTGGTGTTGGCGCCGCTGAGCATTTTGCTGATGTGGCGGTGGCCGTCATGA
- a CDS encoding chromate transporter — translation MSGVLIALALIFTELSLLAFGGGMTILPEMQRQVVEVHQWMSAQEFSALFAMAQAAPGPNMMIVPLVGWHVAGWAGLLVSSVAKFGPSSIVTLLVMGAWRRFKDRPWRRIVQAGLVPLTVGLVAASGLLIAEASAPNWRLAAIVALATGLSMSKRLHPLWVLAGGALLGLLFA, via the coding sequence ATGAGCGGGGTGTTGATTGCGCTGGCGCTGATCTTCACCGAGCTCTCTCTGCTGGCGTTCGGCGGTGGCATGACCATTCTGCCGGAGATGCAGCGGCAGGTGGTGGAGGTGCATCAGTGGATGAGCGCCCAGGAGTTCAGCGCGCTGTTCGCCATGGCGCAGGCCGCGCCGGGGCCGAACATGATGATCGTGCCGCTGGTCGGCTGGCACGTCGCCGGCTGGGCGGGACTGCTGGTGTCTTCGGTCGCCAAGTTTGGGCCGTCTTCCATCGTCACGCTGCTGGTGATGGGCGCCTGGCGGCGCTTTAAGGATCGCCCGTGGCGCCGTATCGTGCAGGCCGGGCTGGTGCCGCTCACCGTGGGGTTGGTGGCGGCCAGCGGCCTTTTGATCGCCGAGGCTTCCGCGCCCAATTGGCGGTTGGCGGCGATCGTGGCGCTGGCGACGGGATTGAGTATGAGCAAGCGCCTCCATCCGCTGTGGGTGCTGGCGGGCGGCGCGCTGCTCGGCTTGCTGTTCGCCTGA
- a CDS encoding protease inhibitor Inh/omp19 family protein: protein MSVLCSSALGSSLPLLEPAALKGDWQLAAIGDGKTVCEVQLSDEAVANTNAFRFTASAQCLQPLALHALPVAWRPTPDGMTLTDAEGSMVAFLALTAPKRYELIDRNGPSRFVLIPR, encoded by the coding sequence ATGAGCGTATTGTGCAGCAGTGCCCTGGGCAGTTCACTGCCGTTGTTGGAACCCGCCGCGCTGAAGGGCGACTGGCAGCTCGCCGCCATCGGCGACGGTAAAACCGTCTGCGAGGTGCAGCTGAGCGACGAAGCGGTAGCCAACACCAACGCTTTCCGCTTCACCGCCTCCGCCCAGTGCCTGCAGCCGTTAGCACTGCACGCGCTGCCGGTCGCCTGGCGGCCGACGCCGGACGGCATGACGCTGACCGACGCCGAAGGGAGCATGGTGGCGTTTCTGGCCCTGACCGCGCCGAAGCGCTATGAGCTGATCGACCGCAACGGCCCTTCGCGCTTTGTGCTGATCCCGCGCTAA